In Paenibacillus protaetiae, the genomic stretch TGGCGATGCCGTTAGTTTCTGTCATGTTTCGCTGTAAACAGCTTTATTCCTTCTTCCGTAGCAACGCCGCCGATTCGCTTGTCATGCGCCTCCATCGGAAGTGCTTCTTGCGACAGCTGCAGCTGATAACCTAATCCTATCCAACATGTACTTCCGCGCGGAGAGCTTAAATCAGTCCGCACGGCCAGCCTATCGTAATAACCGCCGCCGTAGCCTAATCGGCCGCCATCCCGGTCAAAAGCCAGTCCCGGTACAAAAATTACATCCGGCCACTCCCGGACCGCCTTATTTGTATCCGGAGACGGCTCCATAATGCCGTAAGCACCGAGCTCAAGCCCGTCCCAGCCGGTCAATTCATACAGTTCCATCGAGCGGTCTTCCGGGTTGGATCTGGGAACAATCACTTGAACTTTCGTCTCCCAGCACCATTGTATTAACGGCTTGGTATCCAGCTCCGTCCGAAATGGAACATACGCCATCACACTGGAAGCCCCAACGCTTTGCAGCCATACCGCGGCTTGCCGGCAAGCCGCTTCGGAACGCAGCGTGCGTTCATATGCAGACAAAGCATTCCGCTTCTCGGTAAACCGCTTTCGAAGCTCATTTTTTATTATCGTGTTATCCATTCCGTTCACCTGTTCTGCAGATATGATTCAGCCGCCGGCAGTTGCATCTGAACATATGCTCGTATTATTTGTAGTTTACCATTGTTATGCAACTTTCGCCAATGGCAGGACAACTTTATGGTACACTAGTCATAAGCAACCGCTTTGTTGCAATTATGGGTTGGAGGTTCATTGTTATGCTGCTGCAAGTATCCAATATTTCTAAAAGCTATGGAATTGACGTCATCCTTTCCGATATTTCCATGCAGGTGCTGGAGCGAGAACGAATTGGCATCGTAGGCATAAACGGCGCGGGTAAATCTACTCTTCTTAAAATCATAGCCGGCGAGCTGTCCGCCGATTCCGGTGCTATCCATAAATCAAAAGAAACAAAACTAGGCTATTTGGCCCAGAACAGCGGTCTTCAATCTAACCGCACTATAATAGAAGAAATGCGTTCCGTCTTCGACCATTTGATTCAGGCCGAGCAGGAGCTGCGTGATCTTGAAGCGCAGATTGCCGATCCGGAACTGCATGCGAATGAAAAACGGTATGCAGAAGTGCTTGAGCGTTATTCCCGCAAATCCGACTGGTTCCGCGAGCAAGGCGGATTTGAAATGAACACGCGTATTAACAGCGTGCTCCACGGCATGGGGTTTGGCCATTTTCCTGCCGATACTTTAATTTCAAGCTTAAGCGGCGGCCAAAAAACGCGCCTCGCGCTGGCCCGCATTTTGCTGCAGGCACCCGACCTGCTGATGCTCGATGAGCCAACCAACTATTTGGACATCGAAACGCTGACCTGGCTGGAAAGTTATTTGCGCAGCTATCCTGGCGCTATCGTCGTTGTTTCCCATGACCGCTATTTCCTGGATGCCATTGTGCAAACGATTGTCGAAATTGAACGTCATTCCGCCAAACGCTACACCGGCAACTACAGCCGGTACATTGAGCTGAAAGCAGCCGAATATGAATCACAGCTGAAGCAGTACGAAAAACAGCAAGATGAAATTTCGCGTATGGAACAATTCGTGCAGCGAAATCTGGTGCGTGCTTCTACAACGAAACGTGCCCAGAGCAGACGCAAAGCACTGGAGAAGATGGAACGTTTGGACCGCCCGGCCGGCGAGCTGAAGAAGGCGAGTTTTTCTTTTGAAATTGAAAAACAGACCGGCAAAGATGTTCTTGACGTTCGTTCCCTTGCTGTTGTCTTTAAAAAAGACCGGGAGCCGGATAAATTGTTATTCCAGAATGTAAGTTTCCACCTTTCGCGCGGCGAGACAATAGCGCTTATTGGCCCTAACGGCATCGGCAAGTCCACGCTGCTAAAGGTACTGGTCGGCGAACTGCAGCCGGCTGCCGGAAACTTCAGTTGGGGCTCTAATGTCAAGCTTGGTTATTACGATCAGGAACATACCGGATTAAATCCCTCTAATACAGTGCTGGAAGAGGTCTGGTCGCATTATCCACACCTGGAGGAAGTGCGGATCCGCACAGTGCTGGGCAACTTCCTGTTCAGCGGCGATGATGTGCAGAAGCGGATCTCGTCCTTAAGCGGCGGGGAAAAAGCACGCGTTTCGCTTGCGAAGCTGATGTTGAAGCAAGCGAATGTGCTTATTTTGGACGAACCGACTAACCATCTGGACTTATTCAGCAAAGAAGTGCTGGAATCCGCGCTGCTTGATTATGAAGGCACGCTTCTCTTTATTTCCCATGACCGTTATTTCCTGAACAAAATGGCGGAACGGATTGTCGAGCTTTCTTCGACAGGGACCGAGCATTTCCTAGGAAATTATGATGATATGCTGGAGAAAAAACGCGATCTGGAGGAAGCAAGGCTTGAAGCGCTGGCCAAACAAACAGCCGCTGCTTCCAAAGGGCAGTCAGCTCCGGAAGCTCCAACGGCTGTAAATTCATACGAAGCCGAGAAGCAGGCAAAACGCGAGGAACGTAACCGCCAGCGCAAAATCGAGCAGCTGGAACAGCAAATTGCAGAACTTGAACAGCAGCTGTCCGTGCTTGAGCTGCAGCTTGCCGACCCGGCTGTCTTTAACGATTATATCCGGGTATCGGAAGTCCAGGCCGAGATGGAGCAGACGAAATCAGCGCTTCAATCCGCTTACGAGCAGTGGGAGCAGCTATTAAATTAACAACCAATAAGTCAAGCCAAAAGCCGTATTGCCTCCAACAAAGGGCATTGCGGCTTTTTCCGTTACAACCGGTCAAGATCGCGCAGACAGTTACGGCTCGTTAGCAAAATGCCCTGCCCCCGCTGCACCGACTGCAGGATCACATAACCGCCTGCTGCCGCCTAACCCAATCAAAAAAAGATGCTTACGCCATAAAGGCGTAAGCATTGAGAGGGAAAACTATGTCGAAGTACTGCAAGCGGGATAACGGTTGGCCGCAGCCTTGGTTATCCCATATAAGTAATGCCAGCCGGCAACGAGTGACCGGGCAGCAATAACTTCCATCATCAATTGGGCAGCTTCAAAACTGCTCCATACGAATTAAACCAAGCCGTTTGGCTTCCACAATAGCTTCGGAACGCGAACGGACCGCCAACTTCTCGAATATTCTCGATAAGTTATATTCAACCGTCCGCTGGCTCATATGCAGTTTTGCCGCAATGTCCTTATTGCTGTTTCCGGATGCTACCTCTTGTAAAATTTCCTGTTCGCGCTCATTGATGGATACTTCCTCAATGATTTTTTCGCCACGCGTAATTTTAATTTCGTTACGCCTTAATTGTTTCAATAATGAAATCGGAATGACAGCTTCGTCCCGCATTGCGCTTCGAATGGCATTATGAAGTTGGTCTCTGGATGCTGTTTTTGATATAAAACCACACACGCCATTTTCAATTAGCAAATTAAAATGGGTACTGATTTCATAGCCGGTGTAAATAAGCACCTTGCGGTCGGAATCCTGCTGGATCAGCCTTTTGGCAAGCTCCAGCCCGCTTATGCCAGGCATATTTAAATCGCATAAAATAATATCAAAAACTTCTTCTTGAATAATGCCAAGCGCCTCCATAGCGGACAAAACCACCGTCACTTTCATGTCAGGGTCCTGTTCAATCATCGTCTTCGTCCCTTCTCCAACGGACGGATGATCATCCACCAATAAAATTCGAATCACGCCGGCAAACCCCTTTCTAACTACTGCCTTTCACTTGTCATCGTTTCCGGCATTACAATTGTAACTTCCAGCCCTTTTCCCTTTTCGGATCTGAAAGTAATGCTGCCCTCAAGGCTCGCAACACGTTCCTTGATGCCGGATAAACCCATATGTTCAAAAGAGGCTTCCATGGAATGGACATCCATGCCAATTCCATCATCCGAATAGTTTAAATACAGGTAGCCTTTACGCTGATCCAGCTCAAGCTTAACCAGATTTGCTCTCGCATGCTTGGATGCATTGCGGAGCAGCTCCTGAACGATCCGGTAAATAACGGTAATTTGTTCTTCGTTAAGCTGTTCGCCGGCAAACGGCTTTGCCCGGAAGTCAACCGCAAAGTTGTCTCGCATTTGAGCATGTTCAATAATGCTCTCTATCGCTTCAACAACCCCCATCTCCTTTAATAATGGAGGACGAAGCTCGTTGCAGGTTTCCCGAATTTGATGAATAACATCAAGCAAACCTTCCTTAATATCTTCCAGTTCATGATTTAATTTGTCCGACATCGGATGGTCAATCATGACGCTTTCCAGTTTGCGATACCAAAGCAGCTGGTCCTGCAAAGCGGAATCATGCAAATCAGCCGCCAGCTTCCGCCGTTCGTTCTCTGACAATGTAAACAAAAGGCGCAGAATCCAAGGCGAAGTGGTATGTTCCCTTTGCACTTCCGATTTCAAATCATCAATAAGCCCTTCAACGAGATACAGGTTCTCAAATACGATGCTGGCGTAATTCGCCATCGTCTTCAACCATCTAAGCTCGTCCGAATTAAACCTCGTATGGTTTGTTTTCGGGCCGATCCATACGACATGAATGCTGGAGCGCTGCTTTCCGATTACAAGCCCAAGCCCGGAAGGCAAATCTACCATCTCGCCAACTTGCAAAATATCGGATATTTGCAGCAAAAAAGCTATTGTCCGCTTTTCTTCTTCCGTTTGCCCTTCTGTTCCTGTCACTCCTTCAATTTGATCCACTTGAATGAACTCAATTTGATTGACGGGAAGCAGCTCATTAATCTCCTGGCGTAATGCGATTTGCAGGTCGGTTTTTTTCATAATGCGGGCAATTTTCCGAGAGAAGCGATCCAGGCTGTCCTGGTAACTGTACATGGCCTTAAACATTCTCGGGCGAAAACGGTGATCTATCAGCTCTTTTATGTACAGGAACAACGTAATGCTAATATAAATAATGGCAAACAACTGTATCGTTTTTGTCCAGAAATGATTGGACTGCTGCTCAACCATCAACGCCAGCACAAAAATAGAAATGAGCAGCGAAGGCACAAACGACAAAGATGTATAATACTTAAACCTGGTTAATATAAAATCAATGTCGAACAATTGGTTCGAGGTCAGCAAATACAAATACACGATAGGCAATACAAACAAAAAGAGAGCTGTAAATGCTGCCGGAATAAATTGTTTATACCCTGTCATCAGCGGCAAAAGGTTCATAATGGTGAACGGTGTGAAAGCAACCAAATGCGCCATTAATGTAATTTTGAACAAGGAGTTAAGTTTCGACTTCCGATGCTCAAAAAACCGGTAAAACAGATTGAACACACAGAGCAGATTCCCTAACAAAATAATCGCACTGTGGACCATTTTCATATAGTTGTAAACTTCGATCGAAAACAAATCGGTCCAAAAATAAAGAAGGCTTACTAAGGTTAGTATAGCTGACATTGCATACAATGCTGCCAATACTTTTGCGTTCACGAAGCGAACGTAATATTTCTGCAAATAAATGTTCATGAAGCTCATAAACAACAACGGAATACATGGCAATACGATATAGATGATCGACAGCCCGACCGGGTCGCTCCGGTAAGACGCGGATGATCCGTAATAACTGAGGCCAATCGACATAAAAAACACGATGAGCAGCAGCGCTGCTTTATCATGTCCACGTTTCGAATAAAGAAGCATTGAAAATGCGGTAAAAATAATTAACGATAAACCCGGTATGTAAAATTGGATTAACAGCTCCCAATTGGAATGGTCGCCTATCCATTTTTCTTGAAAATAAATCGTTTGCTCCACTTGATTCGGATGCAAAACTTTAACGCTGTGCGCTCCTTCTATTGAGCCGTATTTGCGGACGTTTTTAAAATCGCTGACATTCCCGCTGTCAACCGTTTGGACCCGGTCTCCTATCCGGATGCCTTTGACATCTGCTTGTCCGGCCGGCTCCGTGCTTTTGACAATGTAACCGCCGGCAGAATCCTGGACCAATATTGCCCCGATAGAAGGTACTCTAATAATACTTGCCGTGAGGTACAAAATCACCACGATTAATACTATCAGGGAGAGAAGCGCTGTTAATTTACTTATGAGCCGTGCCTTCACTTAGTTCTCTCCCTTTTGACTTAAACTCTTATTAGCTCCACATAAAAGAGTAGCCGTCTTTTTTTCCTTCTTTGTTCAGTTCGCCAAGAAGTGCTTTTTGTTCAGCTACAGAAACGCCTGCAAGCTGGAGTTGTCCACCCATCACCATAGACAGTTTTTCCTTGCTCATCGCCAACGAACGAATAGCCTCTTTCAACATTTGAACTCCTCCATCCCATTCTAATAGATTTACTTGCCTATCACTACTATAACAGGAAAAAGTTCGACTTCAAACGCCAATATAGTTCGTAATTCCCGCAATTGTAGTTGCGGTTATGTAAAAAATAGTAAATTTTATGCCAGTAATTGCATAAAATAATCTCTAAACGGGGGACTTTCCGGTACTGAATCTAGTAATTCCTCAAACCGGTTATAGTGCATACGACTCATAACCGAGCCATATAAGATCGTCCCCGTCCGCTCGCAAGCTTCCTTCAACAAATGATGCTTGTCCCGAATGTCATCCTCTTGCAGGCGCCCCTCCAAATAATCGGCGATCCATTGGTCGTTTTCCGCTGCGCTCTCCTGCAAAAATAAGGTCAGCAATGTTTTTTTGCGGTTAATAAAATCGCTTTTCTCATCCCATCGCAGCAAATCTCTCAAATCGTTGCGAATTTGGGCTGCCATTCCGATTTCGCCTGCATACTCGGCTACAGTGTCATGCCAGCCTTGTCCAGCGAGCATCACGCCGGCCATACAAGCCAACACCAGGATTGCAGCGGACTTCTGCCTGATCATCTCAAAATAATCCTGCTCTTCCTGAATAGCGTTAGCCAGATCCAGCATTTGCCCGTTAGCAGCTGTAATCAGCTGATTGTTCATCATTGCTGCCAGCCGCAGGCGTATCTCTGCGTTTTCGCCGCATTCCATAAGCGCCTGCTGCGACAGTGTTATCAGCGCTGTAGCTGTATTCAGCGCCATCGGAAGCGGCACTTGCATCCAAGCTTTGGAGGGCGCATCCTGATCCTGGATATCGTCCAAAATATCCGACGCCAAAATAAACAATTCAACCGCTGCCGCCGCTTTGTATACGATGTCGCTTACACCGCCAAACATGCGGTAATGCAAAATGGTCAGCTGCCCGAAATGAACGGGCTCTTTCCGTTTTTCATTTACAAACAGCTGCGCATGACAAAAAAGGGGCGCCGCCGTAAAGCGCTCCTTAATCAGCTCGTCCAATTCATGTTCCATTCTAATCCGGTCTTCGTTCATCATTCCAATGCCCCCACCCGACTATGTTCCATTTTATTGTACAGAAGCCGGAAATGTTGGGCAATCAAATCTGTTCGTCCAGCATGACCAGCTGCTACACAAAAGTAAACAGCTTCATGCACTTTTTGAACCATTCTTTCTTCTGAGGCTGTTTATGAAGTTCCCCCTGTCATGGCTTTCGATCTCGTCCAAATTGCCTGTTTGTCCTATCGCCTCCTCATTTAGACGCTTTAACAGCATCGCAATCATTTCCATTCGTTTTTCCACTACATCGCTTCGTTGCCAAAGCTGGCTTTCCATCATGCTGCGTCCTCGTTCCATTCCTAAAGACCTCCTTAAGACTGCGCATCCGCGCATGCCGTATCGTAAGCAGCCCTATTAGCGATCCGAAATAACAGACAGGGAGTTTCTCAAATCCGTAAATTTCGCAAAACTTACCCATTCAGCCAAATGCGGCAGCGTAAATGCCGGCTCATTTTTTTGCTCAAGCGCAAAGTGGACATAAACGGCTTCCATCGTCAGTCCGCCCGAAGGGATTCTGGCGATAAGCCCCTGCGGCGAATCACAGCTGACAAGCTTGCCTTTTCGCATCACGGCAACCCGGTCACAATTGCGCTGGGCTTCGCCCATGTCATGGGTAGCGATAACGATAGTTTTGCCTTGGCTTTTTAGTTCCAGCAAAATTTCCCAATACTCCGAACGCGTCTGCTGATCCAGCCCCGTCGTCGGCTCATCCAAAAAGATGATTTTGGGATCGTTGACCAGTGTAATGGCGAGCGCGAAACGCTGCTGCCATCCGCCGGACAGCCGCTTAACCATTTTATGCTCGTAAGGCCTAAGCCCCAGACGATCCAAAATGGCGTCCAGATCATTTTTCTTATGATAAAAAGACTGAAACAGATCCAATGCTTCCCGAACCGTCATCTTATCCACCAGCGAAGTGTTCTGCAAATGTATACCGATATGCTCCTTCAAGCTTTCCGCTTCAAGCTCCGCATCCATATTCAGTACTTTCACGCAGCCCTCGTCAGGCTGACGCAATCCTGTCAGCAATTCAAGCAGGGTCGATTTGCCTGCCCCGTTCGTTCCGATAATCCCGAACAGTTCCCCTTCCTTCACTTGAAGAGTGACCTGTTCAACTGCGCTGTTCGCTCCGTAATACTTGCTTAATGAGCTGACCTGAATGACTGTTTGTCTATCCACTGCCGTTCTCCCTCCATTCGCGCTTGAATCAGACTTTAATAAAGCTGCCGACTAATGATTTGCTATTGTCCACTTTACAGCAGGACAACCAGCTTTTCACCGAAAACAATACTGCGGGATAGCGTAAATATGTTGCGGTGCCGCAAGGGACATTTTCCGTTCAAAAGGCGATTAGGAAAGGGAAGGATCATAAGGAATTAATCACCATATGCTTGGATGCTCTATTTATCCACAACTATATCCACAACCGTTGACAAATTGTTAGTCAATTCTGTCGATACTAGCATAGAACAATAAACGGATTGTAAAGGTCGTCACGATTCGACAAATGTCTGCATCTGTAAATTCGAATATTTATCCCTGTTATCCACATTACCCACAGGGTGATTGTGAAAATAATATCCACTTTTCCACCACAATGCGGAAGCCCCAAAACATGAGTATTTATAAGGGGTTTTGGCACTTATGCACATACATTCTAAGGTTGTGGATAAGAGCAATAACAGCTGGCTATTCACTCGTTTGGCAGCGGAGACGCAACAAAAAAAGCCTGCCGTCTCTAAAAGCGAGACAACAGGCTGATCTTCTTTTGACTTCCTCTATTTGCTACTCGGATTGTACAGACCAGGCTTCTAACGAGAAGGAAGGCTCCGCCTTCATATCCAGCTCTGTAAATTCACCTCTTGCCCATTTCAAATGGGCGGCAGCGCCAATCATGGCGGCGTTGTCTGTGCATAACGAAAGCGGCGGCACCAGCAGTTCAATGCCTTCATGGCCGCAGCGCTCCGCAAGCGCCGCACGCAATCCGCGGTTAGCCGCAACACCGCCGCATAACAACAGCTGCTTCGCTTCATATACCCGCAACGCGCGAACGGCTTTTTCCGTTAAAACCTCAACTACAGACTCCTGAAATCCGCGGGCCAATGCCGCCTGGTTCAGTTCTTCGCCTTTCATATTGGCTTGATTGATGACAGCAAGCACGGCTGATTTCAACCCGCTGAAGCTGAAATCAAAGGAATCCGCCTCCAGCCATGCGCGGGGAAGCGGCACAGCCTCCTCCGCTTCGGCAGCAAGTTTGTCGATATGCGGTCCGCCCGGATACGGCAAATGGAGAGACCGGGCTACTTTGTCATATGCTTCGCCGACCGCAT encodes the following:
- a CDS encoding 5-formyltetrahydrofolate cyclo-ligase yields the protein MDNTIIKNELRKRFTEKRNALSAYERTLRSEAACRQAAVWLQSVGASSVMAYVPFRTELDTKPLIQWCWETKVQVIVPRSNPEDRSMELYELTGWDGLELGAYGIMEPSPDTNKAVREWPDVIFVPGLAFDRDGGRLGYGGGYYDRLAVRTDLSSPRGSTCWIGLGYQLQLSQEALPMEAHDKRIGGVATEEGIKLFTAKHDRN
- a CDS encoding ABC-F family ATP-binding cassette domain-containing protein, yielding MLLQVSNISKSYGIDVILSDISMQVLERERIGIVGINGAGKSTLLKIIAGELSADSGAIHKSKETKLGYLAQNSGLQSNRTIIEEMRSVFDHLIQAEQELRDLEAQIADPELHANEKRYAEVLERYSRKSDWFREQGGFEMNTRINSVLHGMGFGHFPADTLISSLSGGQKTRLALARILLQAPDLLMLDEPTNYLDIETLTWLESYLRSYPGAIVVVSHDRYFLDAIVQTIVEIERHSAKRYTGNYSRYIELKAAEYESQLKQYEKQQDEISRMEQFVQRNLVRASTTKRAQSRRKALEKMERLDRPAGELKKASFSFEIEKQTGKDVLDVRSLAVVFKKDREPDKLLFQNVSFHLSRGETIALIGPNGIGKSTLLKVLVGELQPAAGNFSWGSNVKLGYYDQEHTGLNPSNTVLEEVWSHYPHLEEVRIRTVLGNFLFSGDDVQKRISSLSGGEKARVSLAKLMLKQANVLILDEPTNHLDLFSKEVLESALLDYEGTLLFISHDRYFLNKMAERIVELSSTGTEHFLGNYDDMLEKKRDLEEARLEALAKQTAAASKGQSAPEAPTAVNSYEAEKQAKREERNRQRKIEQLEQQIAELEQQLSVLELQLADPAVFNDYIRVSEVQAEMEQTKSALQSAYEQWEQLLN
- a CDS encoding response regulator transcription factor, whose protein sequence is MIRILLVDDHPSVGEGTKTMIEQDPDMKVTVVLSAMEALGIIQEEVFDIILCDLNMPGISGLELAKRLIQQDSDRKVLIYTGYEISTHFNLLIENGVCGFISKTASRDQLHNAIRSAMRDEAVIPISLLKQLRRNEIKITRGEKIIEEVSINEREQEILQEVASGNSNKDIAAKLHMSQRTVEYNLSRIFEKLAVRSRSEAIVEAKRLGLIRMEQF
- a CDS encoding ATP-binding protein; this translates as MVQDSAGGYIVKSTEPAGQADVKGIRIGDRVQTVDSGNVSDFKNVRKYGSIEGAHSVKVLHPNQVEQTIYFQEKWIGDHSNWELLIQFYIPGLSLIIFTAFSMLLYSKRGHDKAALLLIVFFMSIGLSYYGSSASYRSDPVGLSIIYIVLPCIPLLFMSFMNIYLQKYYVRFVNAKVLAALYAMSAILTLVSLLYFWTDLFSIEVYNYMKMVHSAIILLGNLLCVFNLFYRFFEHRKSKLNSLFKITLMAHLVAFTPFTIMNLLPLMTGYKQFIPAAFTALFLFVLPIVYLYLLTSNQLFDIDFILTRFKYYTSLSFVPSLLISIFVLALMVEQQSNHFWTKTIQLFAIIYISITLFLYIKELIDHRFRPRMFKAMYSYQDSLDRFSRKIARIMKKTDLQIALRQEINELLPVNQIEFIQVDQIEGVTGTEGQTEEEKRTIAFLLQISDILQVGEMVDLPSGLGLVIGKQRSSIHVVWIGPKTNHTRFNSDELRWLKTMANYASIVFENLYLVEGLIDDLKSEVQREHTTSPWILRLLFTLSENERRKLAADLHDSALQDQLLWYRKLESVMIDHPMSDKLNHELEDIKEGLLDVIHQIRETCNELRPPLLKEMGVVEAIESIIEHAQMRDNFAVDFRAKPFAGEQLNEEQITVIYRIVQELLRNASKHARANLVKLELDQRKGYLYLNYSDDGIGMDVHSMEASFEHMGLSGIKERVASLEGSITFRSEKGKGLEVTIVMPETMTSERQ
- the comX gene encoding competence pheromone ComX yields the protein MLKEAIRSLAMSKEKLSMVMGGQLQLAGVSVAEQKALLGELNKEGKKDGYSFMWS
- a CDS encoding polyprenyl synthetase family protein, translated to MMNEDRIRMEHELDELIKERFTAAPLFCHAQLFVNEKRKEPVHFGQLTILHYRMFGGVSDIVYKAAAAVELFILASDILDDIQDQDAPSKAWMQVPLPMALNTATALITLSQQALMECGENAEIRLRLAAMMNNQLITAANGQMLDLANAIQEEQDYFEMIRQKSAAILVLACMAGVMLAGQGWHDTVAEYAGEIGMAAQIRNDLRDLLRWDEKSDFINRKKTLLTLFLQESAAENDQWIADYLEGRLQEDDIRDKHHLLKEACERTGTILYGSVMSRMHYNRFEELLDSVPESPPFRDYFMQLLA
- a CDS encoding ABC transporter ATP-binding protein, which encodes MDRQTVIQVSSLSKYYGANSAVEQVTLQVKEGELFGIIGTNGAGKSTLLELLTGLRQPDEGCVKVLNMDAELEAESLKEHIGIHLQNTSLVDKMTVREALDLFQSFYHKKNDLDAILDRLGLRPYEHKMVKRLSGGWQQRFALAITLVNDPKIIFLDEPTTGLDQQTRSEYWEILLELKSQGKTIVIATHDMGEAQRNCDRVAVMRKGKLVSCDSPQGLIARIPSGGLTMEAVYVHFALEQKNEPAFTLPHLAEWVSFAKFTDLRNSLSVISDR
- the tsaD gene encoding tRNA (adenosine(37)-N6)-threonylcarbamoyltransferase complex transferase subunit TsaD, with product MNKSNPTQADGEASYILAIETSCDETSAAVVQDGKTILSNVVSSQVEVHRRFGGVVPEIASRKHVEIITLMIEQAIAESGIPMNRLSAVAVTQGPGLVGALLVGVVAAKALAMALRIPLIGTHHIAGHIYANQLVHDIVYPCMALVASGGHTELVLLESEGKFRVVGQTRDDAVGEAYDKVARSLHLPYPGGPHIDKLAAEAEEAVPLPRAWLEADSFDFSFSGLKSAVLAVINQANMKGEELNQAALARGFQESVVEVLTEKAVRALRVYEAKQLLLCGGVAANRGLRAALAERCGHEGIELLVPPLSLCTDNAAMIGAAAHLKWARGEFTELDMKAEPSFSLEAWSVQSE